The following proteins come from a genomic window of uncultured Fibrobacter sp.:
- a CDS encoding M23 family metallopeptidase produces the protein MKKLEVHVFPSKTASGKSYRFSFLGAVIAVLAVVAAIFGFILFSPVQILDNVTSGNVTNVYKQNAAIKKELKEIRASVDSSILRAEETRLLRDSTLKVGGLGFVLDGSAIDDSLLQKRKSVNEVEASFKKLLAALERDSVLAEKIPVLHPMKNSPAIKKRFEIVYDPFTDSELPHRGIDYVAAEGDTVYATGAGSVIEVRKHRGFGLSIKVDHGHDVRTFYAHLGESLVSQGQSVRRGQPIALIGESGTQSSLGLHYEIRIDGTSINPESFYLTK, from the coding sequence GTGAAGAAGCTTGAGGTCCATGTATTCCCGAGCAAGACCGCCTCGGGCAAGAGCTACCGTTTCTCGTTTCTGGGAGCGGTTATCGCCGTACTCGCCGTAGTTGCCGCCATTTTCGGGTTTATCCTGTTTTCCCCGGTCCAGATTTTAGACAACGTAACAAGCGGAAACGTCACGAACGTCTACAAGCAGAATGCCGCCATCAAAAAGGAGCTGAAGGAAATCCGCGCCTCGGTGGACTCCTCTATTTTGCGGGCAGAAGAAACGCGCCTTTTGCGCGATAGCACCCTGAAGGTAGGGGGACTTGGATTCGTACTCGACGGTTCGGCAATAGACGATTCGCTGCTCCAGAAGCGCAAGAGCGTAAACGAAGTGGAAGCCTCGTTCAAGAAACTCCTCGCCGCCCTCGAACGCGACTCCGTACTCGCCGAGAAGATTCCCGTGCTGCACCCCATGAAAAACAGCCCCGCTATCAAGAAGAGATTCGAAATCGTCTACGACCCCTTCACCGACAGCGAACTTCCGCACCGTGGAATTGACTACGTGGCGGCAGAAGGCGACACCGTATACGCCACCGGCGCAGGTTCCGTGATCGAGGTTCGCAAGCACCGTGGATTCGGGCTTTCCATTAAGGTGGACCACGGACACGACGTACGCACTTTCTACGCACACCTGGGAGAATCCCTTGTAAGCCAGGGGCAAAGCGTCCGCCGAGGACAGCCTATCGCGCTTATCGGCGAAAGCGGCACCCAGTCTAGCCTCGGGTTGCACTACGAAATCCGCATCGACGGCACATCGATCAACCCGGAAAGCTTCTACCTGACGAAATAA
- a CDS encoding tRNA 2-thiocytidine biosynthesis TtcA family protein, translating into MSNAIRKRISKKITKALHDFNLIEDGDKVLIAVSGGKDSSVLLMELASRMGKFLPNCEIGAIHIQSDFADKAPREFLQRMAEQYPQIPFFFKDVAVEGRLKEGRKLNCYWCSTQRRTELIKFARENGYNKIALGHHMDDIVETLLMNMLYKGEFSGMPPMVPYEKYPCSIIRPLCYCEESEIIEYAEDADIRKFTCTCEFSKASHRKSIREEIKSLTKGNSTLKANLFESMRNIRMDYLL; encoded by the coding sequence ATGTCCAACGCCATTCGCAAACGCATCAGCAAAAAAATCACCAAGGCACTCCACGACTTCAACCTGATTGAAGACGGCGACAAGGTGCTGATTGCCGTTTCGGGCGGCAAGGATTCCAGCGTACTCCTGATGGAACTGGCATCCCGTATGGGAAAGTTCCTGCCGAACTGTGAAATCGGGGCCATCCACATCCAGAGCGACTTTGCGGACAAGGCTCCGCGAGAATTCCTGCAGCGCATGGCGGAGCAGTATCCGCAGATTCCGTTCTTCTTCAAGGACGTCGCCGTCGAAGGTCGCCTGAAAGAAGGTCGCAAGCTCAACTGTTACTGGTGCAGTACGCAGCGCCGTACTGAACTCATCAAGTTTGCCCGCGAAAACGGCTACAACAAGATTGCGCTCGGCCACCACATGGACGATATTGTCGAAACGCTCCTGATGAACATGCTCTACAAGGGCGAATTCAGCGGAATGCCTCCGATGGTGCCCTACGAAAAGTATCCGTGCAGCATCATCCGCCCGCTGTGCTACTGCGAAGAGTCCGAAATCATCGAGTACGCCGAAGACGCCGACATCCGCAAGTTCACCTGCACCTGCGAATTCTCGAAGGCGTCGCACCGCAAGTCCATTCGCGAAGAAATCAAGAGCCTCACCAAGGGAAATTCCACCCTCAAGGCGAACCTGTTCGAAAGCATGCGCAACATCCGCATGGACTACCTGCTGTAA
- a CDS encoding Hsp20/alpha crystallin family protein, with amino-acid sequence MTQFIPNTFYGIQNFLDNLNAVNAQNECCYTPKADYYEVDNGFMLEVELPGVKKEDLDVQVEKNIITVKATRARKESKFTYERSFRLADDIDTENIKVSLENGVLSFALSKKQQAAARKLTVE; translated from the coding sequence ATGACACAGTTTATCCCGAACACTTTCTACGGCATCCAGAACTTCCTTGACAACTTGAACGCAGTAAACGCCCAGAACGAATGCTGCTACACCCCCAAGGCCGACTACTACGAAGTCGATAACGGCTTTATGCTCGAAGTCGAGCTCCCGGGCGTGAAAAAGGAAGACTTGGATGTTCAGGTCGAAAAGAACATCATCACCGTGAAGGCGACCCGTGCCCGCAAGGAAAGCAAGTTCACCTACGAAAGGAGCTTCCGCCTTGCCGACGACATTGACACCGAAAACATCAAGGTCAGCCTGGAAAACGGCGTACTTTCATTCGCACTCAGCAAAAAGCAGCAGGCCGCAGCACGCAAATTGACCGTCGAATAA
- the dnaN gene encoding DNA polymerase III subunit beta: protein MKFSIKKSVLQDALQIAISAIPNKSTLQILNDYSLRLEGNFLEICATDLNLGVRIKLEVMGERDGEALINARKFSDLIKALVEPSIDVVSVDVQDHLTRIKWSERGQASITSFDASDFPPFPEVEGSSLTLAASELAFLVEKTAFAVSTDNTRQNLNGVFMEAKDGKISMVATDGHRMGRASIDQEGANLESGVIILPKVMQLVLRLAKNEDSVEICTTETHVLFRIGATQIISKLIEGPYPNYRAVIPQNFERTVQANATELLNKVHCILPMANPRTHQIRFQMDGNNMELSATDPDVGGETREALAVTHNGEGSFSIGFDGRYFYEILNMCKSEEVVLKMNTPIGACIIEPVGEDMGFSFLLMPLRLAD from the coding sequence ATGAAGTTCAGTATCAAGAAATCCGTATTGCAGGATGCGCTGCAGATTGCTATCAGCGCTATCCCCAATAAGTCCACCCTGCAAATCCTCAACGACTACTCGCTGCGCCTCGAAGGAAACTTCCTCGAAATTTGTGCAACCGACTTGAACTTGGGTGTGAGGATTAAGCTCGAAGTCATGGGTGAACGTGACGGTGAAGCCTTGATTAACGCCCGCAAGTTCTCCGACCTCATCAAGGCGCTCGTCGAACCGAGCATCGACGTCGTCAGCGTGGACGTTCAGGACCACCTCACCCGCATCAAGTGGAGCGAACGCGGTCAGGCCTCTATCACGAGCTTTGACGCTAGCGACTTCCCGCCGTTCCCCGAAGTCGAAGGCAGCTCCCTTACGCTTGCCGCAAGCGAACTTGCATTCCTGGTCGAAAAGACCGCATTCGCCGTCTCTACCGACAATACTCGTCAGAACCTGAACGGCGTGTTCATGGAAGCGAAGGACGGCAAGATTTCCATGGTCGCTACCGACGGTCACCGTATGGGCCGTGCAAGCATCGACCAGGAAGGCGCGAACCTCGAGTCCGGCGTGATTATCCTCCCGAAGGTGATGCAGCTGGTGCTCCGCCTCGCGAAGAACGAAGATTCCGTCGAAATCTGCACCACCGAAACGCACGTGCTCTTCCGCATCGGCGCAACACAGATTATCTCGAAGCTTATCGAAGGCCCGTACCCGAACTACCGTGCCGTGATTCCGCAGAATTTTGAACGTACCGTGCAGGCGAATGCGACCGAACTTCTGAACAAGGTTCACTGCATTCTGCCGATGGCCAATCCGCGTACCCATCAGATCCGTTTCCAGATGGACGGCAACAACATGGAACTGTCCGCGACCGACCCGGATGTCGGCGGTGAAACCCGCGAAGCCCTCGCCGTGACGCACAATGGCGAAGGTAGCTTCAGCATCGGTTTCGACGGTCGTTACTTCTACGAAATTCTCAACATGTGCAAGAGCGAAGAAGTGGTGCTCAAGATGAACACCCCGATCGGCGCCTGCATCATCGAACCCGTCGGTGAAGACATGGGCTTCAGCTTCCTCCTGATGCCGCTTCGCCTTGCCGACTAA